Proteins encoded together in one Pseudomonas sp. TCU-HL1 window:
- a CDS encoding glutamine synthetase family protein, with the protein MTTTNQYPDLLSEVRAFRAQYPDVRYVDLICLDIPGHFYGKRYPVEMVEKVAAGSPLKVPQNCVLLGTQGGLYPIGDYCFADGDPDAPRRLVPGTLKPVSWEKEPLGQMLITSDGTEAPIEFEPREVLARVLQRLEKRGIRPVVAFELEFYLFDRKLKDGLPQFPRDPLCEDEDDQPNMHIERLSRFSSVLHEMVEAANEQGVAANVITAELGPGQFEINFGHCDDGLKAADWAALFCRSTRGVAMKHGHRASFMSKPYLNAPGSGMHVHVSLYDRYGNNLLAANDQRPLRHAVAGCLDLLPHCMPIFAANHNAFRRYGAMVNAASRASWGFEDRDACIRIPESDGRNLRIEHRLAGADANPYLVLAAILTGMEHGLDAARDPIAPLNEDRASGIDFPKDMLTAVTAMRSHPVVNEGLGSEFVMVYCENKRQEYLDFMNEVSAREYRWYL; encoded by the coding sequence ATGACAACAACAAACCAGTACCCCGACCTGCTCAGCGAAGTACGTGCTTTCCGTGCGCAGTACCCGGACGTTCGCTATGTCGACCTGATCTGCCTGGATATTCCCGGCCACTTCTACGGCAAGCGTTACCCCGTGGAAATGGTGGAGAAAGTGGCCGCCGGCAGCCCGCTGAAAGTGCCGCAGAACTGCGTGCTGCTGGGCACCCAGGGCGGGCTCTACCCCATCGGTGACTACTGCTTCGCCGACGGTGATCCGGACGCCCCGCGCCGTCTGGTGCCCGGCACCCTGAAGCCTGTGAGCTGGGAGAAGGAGCCGCTGGGCCAGATGCTCATCACCTCCGACGGTACTGAAGCGCCCATCGAATTCGAGCCCCGCGAGGTGCTGGCGCGCGTGCTGCAGCGCCTGGAAAAGCGTGGAATTCGTCCGGTGGTGGCCTTCGAACTGGAGTTTTACCTGTTCGACCGCAAGCTCAAGGACGGCCTGCCGCAGTTCCCCCGCGATCCGCTCTGCGAGGACGAGGACGACCAGCCGAACATGCACATCGAGCGCCTGTCGCGGTTCTCCAGCGTGCTGCATGAAATGGTCGAGGCTGCCAACGAGCAGGGCGTTGCCGCCAACGTCATTACCGCGGAGCTCGGCCCGGGCCAGTTCGAGATCAACTTCGGCCATTGCGACGACGGCCTCAAGGCTGCCGACTGGGCCGCCCTGTTCTGCCGCAGCACCCGTGGCGTGGCGATGAAGCACGGCCATCGCGCCAGCTTCATGAGCAAGCCTTACCTGAACGCGCCGGGCAGCGGCATGCACGTGCACGTCAGCCTCTATGACCGTTACGGCAACAACCTGCTGGCCGCCAACGACCAGCGTCCGCTGCGCCACGCGGTGGCCGGTTGCCTGGATCTGCTGCCGCACTGCATGCCGATCTTCGCCGCCAACCACAACGCTTTCCGCCGCTACGGTGCCATGGTCAACGCCGCCAGCCGCGCCAGCTGGGGCTTCGAAGACCGCGATGCGTGCATCCGCATCCCCGAGTCCGACGGCCGCAACCTGCGCATCGAACACCGCCTGGCCGGCGCAGACGCCAACCCTTACCTGGTGCTGGCGGCCATCCTCACCGGCATGGAACACGGCCTGGACGCAGCCCGCGACCCCATCGCCCCGCTGAACGAAGACCGTGCAAGCGGCATCGACTTCCCCAAGGACATGCTCACCGCCGTGACCGCCATGCGCAGCCACCCCGTGGTGAACGAAGGCCTGGGCAGCGAATTCGTGATGGTTTATTGCGAGAACAAGCGCCAGGAGTACCTGGACTTCATGAACGAAGTCAGCGCGCGGGAGTACCGCTGGTACCTGTGA